A region of Lycium barbarum isolate Lr01 chromosome 3, ASM1917538v2, whole genome shotgun sequence DNA encodes the following proteins:
- the LOC132630126 gene encoding uncharacterized protein LOC132630126 isoform X1, with the protein MTVKNSPFFPNFEPKRDAYGFTVRPHHLQRYREYATIYREEEEERSQKWKGFLDNQEESSQPHVSEKLDVRKTVPAHVSQEEGDGSAGENPVSDLKTENDLKRELPAYLPAKSCQAYTWAEIRASLSRIDHLMSFRVKKTPKTRAELSTGVHNHLATMKEPEGSEEENEEECSVNEQLRDGTNTSAEVGNAGSGVSPELSFPWKELEFLVRGGVPRDLRGEVWQAFVGVRARRLKRYYLDLLDPESDTGDGEEHDGPPLAEENKRRSKESVHVPEKLRKQIEKDLPRTFPGHPALDEKGRNSLRRLLIAYARHNPDVGYCQAMNFFAGILLLMMPEENAFWALVGLIDEYFDGCYSQEMIESQVDQLVFEELVRERFPKLVNHLDYLGMQVAWISGPWFLSIFVNVLPWESVLRVWDVLLFEGNRVMVFRTALALMELYGPAVVTTKDAGDAITLFQSLTGSTFDSSQLVLTACMGFLNVTEDRLLALREKHRPAVLAVTQERSTGGPVKKDPKGLASKLYSFKHDPESFMKETKPEERSDDKKTGNKTSDSNSNSASVDEFLNSLNIDSHVDSLPGLQEQVVWLKVELCRTLEDKRAATLRAEELETALMEMVKEDNRRQLSARVEQLEQEVAELRQALDDKKEQEKAMLQVLMRVEQEQKVTEDARIAAEQDVAAQKYAVHVLQEKYEKAMASVAQMEKRVVMAESMLEATLQYESGQVKALSSPRSTRPDSPQGVPAKRGLLSFGLGWRDRNKAKPSNLNETKPADEGPEMSSTKTEANGQQE; encoded by the exons ATGACGGTTAAAAATTCACCTTTTTTCCCTAATTTTGAGCCCAAAAG GGATGCGTATGGATTTACTGTGAGACCACATCATCTTCAAAGATACAGAGAGTACGCTACTATATATAGG gaagaggaagaagaaagatcACAGAAGTGGAAGGGCTTTCTTGATAATCAAGAAGAATCAAGTCAGCCACATGTTTCGGAGAAGTTGGATGTCAGGAAAACGGTTCCTGCACATGTGTCTCAAGAAGAAGGTGATGGTTCAGCTGGAGAAAATCCAGTTTCAGACCTTAAAACGGAAAATGATCTTAAAAGGGAGTTGCCAGCTTATCTACCAGCAAAATCCTGTCAGGCTTATACATGGGCTGAAATTAGAGCATCCTTGAGTCGTATTGATCATCTGATGAGCTTTCGTGTGAAGAAGACACCAAAGACGAGAGCTGAACTGTCAACTGGTGTTCACAATCATCTTGCAACTATGAAAGAGCCAGAGGGGTCagaagaagaaaatgaggaaGAATGTTCTGTCAATGAACAATTGCGTGATGGTACCAATACCTCTGCAGAAGTAGGTAATGCCGGCAGTGGAGTTTCTCCAGAACTTTCCTTTCCTTGGAAAGAGCTAGAGTTCCTTGTTCGTGGAGGAGTTCCAAGGGATCTTAGGGGAGAG GTATGGCAAGCTTTTGTCGGAGTTAGAGCACGTCGGCTGAAAAGATATTACTTGGATTTGCTTGATCCAGAAAGTGATACTGGTGATGGTGAGGAGCATGATGGACCGCCATTAGCTGAAGAGAATAAGCGGCGGAGTAAAGAAAGCGTTCATGTGCCAGAGAAATTGAGAAAGCAGATTGAGAAG GATCTTCCTCGAACCTTTCCTGGACATCCTGCACTAGACGAGAAAGGTCGAAATTCCTTAAGGCGTCTACTTATAGCATATGCTCGACACAATCCAGATGTAGGCTATTGCCAG GCAATGAATTTTTTTGCTGGTATTTTACTTCTAATGATGCCGGAAGAAAATGCATTCTG GGCGTTGGTGGGTCTTATTGATGAATACTTTGACGGCTGTTACTCGCAAGAGATGATAGAATCACAG GTGGATCAACTGGTGTTTGAGGAGTTAGTGCGTGAAAGGTTTCCGAAACTTG TAAATCATCTGGATTACTTGGGAATGCAAGTGGCATGGATTTCTGGACCTTGGTTTCTTTCAATTTTTGTAAATGTGCTTCCCTGGGAAAGTG TTCTCCGAGTTTGGGATGTGCTTCTCTTTGAGGGAAATCGTGTCATGGTCTTTCGAACGGCACTTGCTTTGATGGAGTTGTATG GTCCTGCTGTAGTTACAACTAAGGATGCTGGCGATGCAATCACCTTATTTCAATCCCTTACTGGTTCAACTTTTGATAGTAGCCAACTTGTGTTGACCGCTTGTATGGGTTTCTTAAATGTCACTGAAGATAGGTTGCTAGCACTGAGAGAAAAACATCGGCCAGCTGTGCTTGCAGTTACTCAGGAGAGATCAACAGGAGGGCCTGTTAAGAAAGATCCGAAAGGTCTTGCCTCCAAGCTGTATAGTTTTAAGCATGATCCTGAATCCTTTATGAAAGAAACAAAGCCGGAGGAACGGTCAGATGATAAGAAAACAGGCAATAAAACATCAGATTCAAATTCCAACTCTGCAAGTGTGGATGAATTTCTCAACAGCCTCAACATAGATTCACATGTGGATTCCCTTCCAGGTCTTCAAGAACAG GTTGTTTGGTTGAAGGTTGAGCTCTGTAGGACACTGGAAGACAAGAGAGCAGCTACCCTGAG AGCTGAAGAGTTGGAGACGGCGCTTATGGAGATGGTCAAAGAGGATAACCGACGGCAATTAAGTGCTAGG GTTGAGCAATTGGAACAAGAAGTGGCTGAACTGCGACAAGCACTTGATGATAAGAAAGAGCAGGAGAAAGCAATGCTTCAG GTTTTGATGCGGGTTGAGCAAGAACAGAAGGTAACGGAAGACGCTAGGATTGCCGCCGAGCAGGATGTGGCTGCTCAAAAGTATGCCGTACATGTTCTTCAG GAAAAGTATGAAAAGGCTATGGCTTCTGTTGCTCAGATGGAGAAGAGAGTTGTCATGGCTGAATCGATGCTTGAAGCTACCTTGCAGTATGAATCTGGTCAAGTCAAAGCTCTATCTTCCCCACG GTCGACAAGACCAGATTCTCCGCAAGGTGTACCAGCAAAAAGAGGTCTACTATCGTTCGGCCTTGGTTGGCGTGATAGGAACAAG GCGAAGCCAAGCAATCTTAACGAAACAAAACCTGCGGATGAAGGACCAGAAATGAGCAGTACGAAGACTGAAGCTAACGGGCAGCAAGAATAG
- the LOC132630126 gene encoding uncharacterized protein LOC132630126 isoform X2, translated as MLLSFLSKRSLDVDSRDAYGFTVRPHHLQRYREYATIYREEEEERSQKWKGFLDNQEESSQPHVSEKLDVRKTVPAHVSQEEGDGSAGENPVSDLKTENDLKRELPAYLPAKSCQAYTWAEIRASLSRIDHLMSFRVKKTPKTRAELSTGVHNHLATMKEPEGSEEENEEECSVNEQLRDGTNTSAEVGNAGSGVSPELSFPWKELEFLVRGGVPRDLRGEVWQAFVGVRARRLKRYYLDLLDPESDTGDGEEHDGPPLAEENKRRSKESVHVPEKLRKQIEKDLPRTFPGHPALDEKGRNSLRRLLIAYARHNPDVGYCQAMNFFAGILLLMMPEENAFWALVGLIDEYFDGCYSQEMIESQVDQLVFEELVRERFPKLVNHLDYLGMQVAWISGPWFLSIFVNVLPWESVLRVWDVLLFEGNRVMVFRTALALMELYGPAVVTTKDAGDAITLFQSLTGSTFDSSQLVLTACMGFLNVTEDRLLALREKHRPAVLAVTQERSTGGPVKKDPKGLASKLYSFKHDPESFMKETKPEERSDDKKTGNKTSDSNSNSASVDEFLNSLNIDSHVDSLPGLQEQVVWLKVELCRTLEDKRAATLRAEELETALMEMVKEDNRRQLSARVEQLEQEVAELRQALDDKKEQEKAMLQVLMRVEQEQKVTEDARIAAEQDVAAQKYAVHVLQEKYEKAMASVAQMEKRVVMAESMLEATLQYESGQVKALSSPRSTRPDSPQGVPAKRGLLSFGLGWRDRNKAKPSNLNETKPADEGPEMSSTKTEANGQQE; from the exons ATGTTGTTATCCTTCTTGAGTAAGCGTTCGTTGGATGTTGATTCCAG GGATGCGTATGGATTTACTGTGAGACCACATCATCTTCAAAGATACAGAGAGTACGCTACTATATATAGG gaagaggaagaagaaagatcACAGAAGTGGAAGGGCTTTCTTGATAATCAAGAAGAATCAAGTCAGCCACATGTTTCGGAGAAGTTGGATGTCAGGAAAACGGTTCCTGCACATGTGTCTCAAGAAGAAGGTGATGGTTCAGCTGGAGAAAATCCAGTTTCAGACCTTAAAACGGAAAATGATCTTAAAAGGGAGTTGCCAGCTTATCTACCAGCAAAATCCTGTCAGGCTTATACATGGGCTGAAATTAGAGCATCCTTGAGTCGTATTGATCATCTGATGAGCTTTCGTGTGAAGAAGACACCAAAGACGAGAGCTGAACTGTCAACTGGTGTTCACAATCATCTTGCAACTATGAAAGAGCCAGAGGGGTCagaagaagaaaatgaggaaGAATGTTCTGTCAATGAACAATTGCGTGATGGTACCAATACCTCTGCAGAAGTAGGTAATGCCGGCAGTGGAGTTTCTCCAGAACTTTCCTTTCCTTGGAAAGAGCTAGAGTTCCTTGTTCGTGGAGGAGTTCCAAGGGATCTTAGGGGAGAG GTATGGCAAGCTTTTGTCGGAGTTAGAGCACGTCGGCTGAAAAGATATTACTTGGATTTGCTTGATCCAGAAAGTGATACTGGTGATGGTGAGGAGCATGATGGACCGCCATTAGCTGAAGAGAATAAGCGGCGGAGTAAAGAAAGCGTTCATGTGCCAGAGAAATTGAGAAAGCAGATTGAGAAG GATCTTCCTCGAACCTTTCCTGGACATCCTGCACTAGACGAGAAAGGTCGAAATTCCTTAAGGCGTCTACTTATAGCATATGCTCGACACAATCCAGATGTAGGCTATTGCCAG GCAATGAATTTTTTTGCTGGTATTTTACTTCTAATGATGCCGGAAGAAAATGCATTCTG GGCGTTGGTGGGTCTTATTGATGAATACTTTGACGGCTGTTACTCGCAAGAGATGATAGAATCACAG GTGGATCAACTGGTGTTTGAGGAGTTAGTGCGTGAAAGGTTTCCGAAACTTG TAAATCATCTGGATTACTTGGGAATGCAAGTGGCATGGATTTCTGGACCTTGGTTTCTTTCAATTTTTGTAAATGTGCTTCCCTGGGAAAGTG TTCTCCGAGTTTGGGATGTGCTTCTCTTTGAGGGAAATCGTGTCATGGTCTTTCGAACGGCACTTGCTTTGATGGAGTTGTATG GTCCTGCTGTAGTTACAACTAAGGATGCTGGCGATGCAATCACCTTATTTCAATCCCTTACTGGTTCAACTTTTGATAGTAGCCAACTTGTGTTGACCGCTTGTATGGGTTTCTTAAATGTCACTGAAGATAGGTTGCTAGCACTGAGAGAAAAACATCGGCCAGCTGTGCTTGCAGTTACTCAGGAGAGATCAACAGGAGGGCCTGTTAAGAAAGATCCGAAAGGTCTTGCCTCCAAGCTGTATAGTTTTAAGCATGATCCTGAATCCTTTATGAAAGAAACAAAGCCGGAGGAACGGTCAGATGATAAGAAAACAGGCAATAAAACATCAGATTCAAATTCCAACTCTGCAAGTGTGGATGAATTTCTCAACAGCCTCAACATAGATTCACATGTGGATTCCCTTCCAGGTCTTCAAGAACAG GTTGTTTGGTTGAAGGTTGAGCTCTGTAGGACACTGGAAGACAAGAGAGCAGCTACCCTGAG AGCTGAAGAGTTGGAGACGGCGCTTATGGAGATGGTCAAAGAGGATAACCGACGGCAATTAAGTGCTAGG GTTGAGCAATTGGAACAAGAAGTGGCTGAACTGCGACAAGCACTTGATGATAAGAAAGAGCAGGAGAAAGCAATGCTTCAG GTTTTGATGCGGGTTGAGCAAGAACAGAAGGTAACGGAAGACGCTAGGATTGCCGCCGAGCAGGATGTGGCTGCTCAAAAGTATGCCGTACATGTTCTTCAG GAAAAGTATGAAAAGGCTATGGCTTCTGTTGCTCAGATGGAGAAGAGAGTTGTCATGGCTGAATCGATGCTTGAAGCTACCTTGCAGTATGAATCTGGTCAAGTCAAAGCTCTATCTTCCCCACG GTCGACAAGACCAGATTCTCCGCAAGGTGTACCAGCAAAAAGAGGTCTACTATCGTTCGGCCTTGGTTGGCGTGATAGGAACAAG GCGAAGCCAAGCAATCTTAACGAAACAAAACCTGCGGATGAAGGACCAGAAATGAGCAGTACGAAGACTGAAGCTAACGGGCAGCAAGAATAG